ATTCGCGATGTAGACACTCTCTACTTCTACCTTTTTCCTGGAAAGAAGCAGTATATCAAACGCCTCATGGGAAGACCGGGAGATACTCTCTATTTTTATGGCGGCAAGATTTATGGCTTCGATAAAAATGGCAGCGACATCTCCTCTCAGCTTCAGAGCCCAGAACTCGCTAAGATCGAGCACATCCCCTTCCTCCACTTCGACGGTAAGGTTACAACGCCCCACTCCCCTGTTCAGGGAGTCTATACTCCGATTATTCTCCATCAGATGAATGAGCCCGTTGCACGGCTTTATGTTTCAGGCGCGAGCCAGCCGCGAGGCGAGATGCTGAACTCCGTTTCCTCGTATGGAGATCTCTGGGGTTTTAAAAACTATGGAATGACGCGCCTTCTCACAAAAGAGCAGCTCCTCCAGTGCACAGACCAGTCTCTGCAAAACCTTCCTGAAGCGCCACTCTATCTTGAAATCAAGCACCACCCCACGTTGAGCTCTCTTAGCATCGGACGAGATGAGTATGGTAGAATCCGTCCACTTCTGGGCTTAAGCTCCTCTATTATTCCTCTTTCCGAAGCCCAAGTGCGCGCAATTTTTGATAACATGTACACAGCTCGATTCCGTGTAAAAGATGGCGTTGCGATGCGCTACGGCTTCGACCAGAGAAAAATAGCCGGCAACCCCTTTTTGCCAAAGCTACCTGGCGTTCCCGACGGCTGCTATGAGTTCTACTTTGGAAAAGCATACGAGGTAAAGTGGCAGGGAATCACAGAAGAGCTACCACCATCTCACCCTATCTACTCCTTCTCGCCAGAGAGAGTTCAGCTCTTTTACAACGTGGGAATCGAGATGGATATGCACTTTGCTCCGCAGACGAGACAGCAGAGACTCCTTCCTTCGCGCTACGCCTACTTCCGAGGTGGAGACCTCTTCCTTCTCGGCGCTCCCATCTTTAGAAAAGAGGATTCAACTCTAATCGACTTCCTCGCAAGAGAGCATGAGAAGCAGGTTGTGAATCCCTCTTACGAGCCCTTCATAGATCTGGGAGCTCCTCTGAAAGAGGATGGATCGCTAAATCAAGAGCTGATCTCTAAGTATGGTTTAACAGTTCCTGCACAGATGTATCTTGCGCTTGGTGATAACCACGCGATGAGCGCTGACAGCCGCGACTTCGGCTTTGTTCCGCAGGGCAATCTTCGCGGTGGACCGAGCTTCATCTTCTGGCCACCTGGCGCCCGTTGGGGAGCTCCAAACCAGCCCCCCTACCCTTTCATGAATCTACCAAGAGCTGTCGTCTGGACAGTCGCAGGTATCCTCCTCGGCGCTTGGGGCATCGTCCACCACCGCCGCAACAAGCTCCCCCTCAAATTCTAATTCTTTTTTGGAGTGCGGCGACTCGGCGCCGCTTTTCTCGAGATCGACCTGGCGATCTCTCTTTGGGAAAATCGACAAGTCGATTTTAAGAAAAAGCGGCGCCACATCGTTTACGATGATCCCGCGGAACTGCTCAAAGCAGGCCTTCACTCGGTCTGTCGTCTGGATTGTGATGGAGATGCGATCTGTCACAGCAAAGCCTAGATCGCGGCGCATCGCGTTGATCTTGCTGATCAGCTCGCGCGCAAGCCCTTCCATCAGAAGCTCCGGAGAGAGCTCTAGATCGAGTGCAACAGTAATTCCTTCGCTTGTGAGAGCGACGATCCCCTCTCGCACCTTGCGCTCAACGCTAATATCTTCAGGCGTGAGTTCGATCTTCTCTCCTTCAATCTCAAGTGTTAACGTCTCGCCGCGGAAGAGAGTCTTCAGCGCCTTCTGATCGAACGCCTCGATCGCCTTCTGCACCTCGCGCATCAGCTTGCCAACTTTTTTGCCCAGAATGCGGAAGTTTGGCTTCGCAGCAAGGGCCACAAAGGAGGACTCATCAGGCAGAAAAGTTACCTTCTTTACATTGAGCTCATCTGCAATGAGTCCATCCTGCTTTTTCAAAGCAGAAAGAACAGCCTCATCCGAGCAGATCACATGCGCATTCGCAAGAGGCTGGCGCACCTTCATCTTCTGCTCTTTACGCAGAGCATGTCCTGAACTTACCACGGTCTGCACGGAGGCCATCTCTCTTTCAAGCGACTCATCTCGCAGTTTAGAGTCGTAAAGCGGGAAGTCGTTTAGATGCACAGAAGGCTGCGCCTTCTCATGCCTTAAACGCAGATAGATCGCCTCACTCAAGAAGG
Above is a genomic segment from Chlamydiales bacterium containing:
- the lepB gene encoding signal peptidase I, yielding MSIFNRTSSLKKSRAVLRHTYHQYMRRRKNLPTSVSSQLEKALLELQEKILQEDRVEAHALALHVQILAKQHLKKSSSAQLRDLVFALGFALVVAILVRQVWFEFYEIPSGSMRPTLKEQDRLVVSKTDFGINIPLTTKQLYFDPELVQRGSIFIFTGEDMDIRDVDTLYFYLFPGKKQYIKRLMGRPGDTLYFYGGKIYGFDKNGSDISSQLQSPELAKIEHIPFLHFDGKVTTPHSPVQGVYTPIILHQMNEPVARLYVSGASQPRGEMLNSVSSYGDLWGFKNYGMTRLLTKEQLLQCTDQSLQNLPEAPLYLEIKHHPTLSSLSIGRDEYGRIRPLLGLSSSIIPLSEAQVRAIFDNMYTARFRVKDGVAMRYGFDQRKIAGNPFLPKLPGVPDGCYEFYFGKAYEVKWQGITEELPPSHPIYSFSPERVQLFYNVGIEMDMHFAPQTRQQRLLPSRYAYFRGGDLFLLGAPIFRKEDSTLIDFLAREHEKQVVNPSYEPFIDLGAPLKEDGSLNQELISKYGLTVPAQMYLALGDNHAMSADSRDFGFVPQGNLRGGPSFIFWPPGARWGAPNQPPYPFMNLPRAVVWTVAGILLGAWGIVHHRRNKLPLKF